The genomic region CTTCGGCGCGATGGGAATGAGTGTAAAGGCTGGACGGGGCCAGACGCGGAGGAGCGCCCCGCTCAGTCGTTGCGAGGCCGCTATCTGTCGCTCGGCCTCGTCACTGACCACGCACAGGTCCACGTCGCTATCTGGACGAGCGTCGCCACGCGCGTGTGATCCGAAAAGATAGACTGCTCGGAGTGGCATGACGGACGCCATCGCGTGCAGACAGCGCTCGATCGACTCCCGATGTCCGGTCAGCGACGGAGGCAGGTTTTCCAACAAAAGCTTCATCTGGGATCCGATGGGGCAGTCCTCACTTTTGCTGTGCTGCCCAGGCTTTCGAATCACTCGGTGAGCGGCGCGTCGGTACGTCGGTGCGTCGGTGAGCGGGGGCCAACGGCGAAAAGGCAAGAGCAAAAGAGGCCGTGGTCCCGTGGTCCCGTGGTCCCCCGGTCCTGCTCCCATCGTTTCTCATAAACGTTCCGCTCAGGATGTTCGTCGTGCCCAAGGTCTTCATGACCGATTCGCTCACGGGTTCGGGGACGAAGGTGTAGCCGGGGATGTTGGTCCGCGCCACAAGCCAAAGGCGCGGCGAAGAGCTAAGGGCAGAGGGCGAAGGGCGAGCGATATCCGTGTTGAACCAAACGTAT from Verrucomicrobiota bacterium harbors:
- a CDS encoding nucleotidyltransferase domain-containing protein, yielding MGAGPGDHGTTGPRPLLLLPFRRWPPLTDAPTYRRAAHRVIRKPGQHSKSEDCPIGSQMKLLLENLPPSLTGHRESIERCLHAMASVMPLRAVYLFGSHARGDARPDSDVDLCVVSDEAERQIAASQRLSGALLRVWPRPAFTLIPIAPKRLAEKKATKDHFFQTILDQGVPLATED